A region of Thermococcus barossii DNA encodes the following proteins:
- a CDS encoding class III signal peptide-containing protein, giving the protein MLIKKRGQVSLEFMLIFGMMLILLLYSVNNITFREGSTSTETLRIQISLEEKNLANAISNTISQVYAQGPGAKSTTYVRLTYLRDPEMLRKGLNINNASLFITYGNYSTEGNGTYITVTGTNVTAVLTGGDKNVFWSRGMYQAVLYTNSSVWAPSGSLTFGSSTVYGLSIDPATLPATLEIVVEWNPDNPNSWAFDSTTGELHININPGG; this is encoded by the coding sequence GTTAATCTTTGGAATGATGCTCATACTCCTGCTGTACTCCGTAAACAACATAACGTTCAGAGAGGGCTCAACATCAACCGAGACCCTTCGAATCCAGATAAGCCTTGAGGAGAAAAACCTAGCCAACGCCATCTCCAACACTATATCACAGGTGTACGCCCAGGGGCCCGGAGCCAAGTCAACCACCTACGTGAGACTGACGTACCTGCGTGACCCCGAAATGCTCCGGAAAGGGCTGAACATCAACAATGCCTCCCTGTTCATAACCTACGGAAACTACAGCACTGAAGGCAACGGAACCTATATCACGGTCACCGGAACCAACGTAACCGCCGTTCTAACAGGGGGCGATAAGAACGTCTTCTGGAGCAGAGGGATGTACCAGGCGGTTCTGTACACCAACTCATCGGTATGGGCACCGTCCGGAAGCCTCACCTTCGGCTCATCAACGGTCTACGGTCTGAGCATTGATCCCGCAACGCTCCCGGCAACGCTGGAGATAGTCGTCGAGTGGAATCCAGATAATCCAAACTCATGGGCCTTTGACTCAACTACCGGTGAGCTCCACATAAACATAAACCCCGGTGGATAA